Within Solea solea chromosome 1, fSolSol10.1, whole genome shotgun sequence, the genomic segment aacaacagttggCCTAAGTGCTGTACAGTTAGACATTAAAACAACATAAGAAAACACTATGACCAACTTAAAAccaacagaaacattaaaataagaaaagcgTTAAGACCAATAGGAAAGGAAAGATGGATTAAAATGGGCAACTCTCATGCTGAGCCAAAAGCCAAGCAGTAAAAGTgcattttgaggtttgatttaaaaacaggcagtGTGGGAGACAGCCGAAAATGTGGTGGCAGAGCGTTCCAGAGCTTTGAAGGTGCAACTGAAAAGGCTCTGTCCCCCCTAAGATTCAGTCTAGACCTCGGGACAGCCAGAAGCAGCTGGTTAGATGATCTGAGTGTCCTGGATAAATGAAGTGGTTTTAAAAGGTCTATAAGATACTGTGGAGATTGGCCGTGCAATGATGTatatgttaataataaaatctttaaatcaatcctaaaacgcacaggaagccagtgaagtgaAGCTAGAACAGGAGCGATGTGCTCATGTTTACGAGTACCAGTTAAGAgacgagctgctgcattctgaacCAGCTGCAGGCGAGACAGAGAGGCGTGGCTAACACCAACGTAGAGCGCAATACTCAGTATCAGCTGAGTGCCCAGGAATGAATGTGCTTGTACTGTCCATTGTGTACATGCTGTAGTTAAAGGTTGTAGCCAGATGGTGTTGTGTTCATCATTTGTGTTGAATCTGCTTTCAGGTGGAACCCAACCCAAAACGCCTCAGTGCTGTAGAGAGACTAGAAGCTGATAAAGCCAAGTACGTCAAGAGCCAGGAAGTCATCAATGCCAGGCAGGAGCCAATCAAACCGCCCGTGCTGGCCAAGCCTCCCATCGGCCACGCCTTGCTGTCCAAGAGAGGCTCTGGAATGAGTGGAGGTGGAAATGGAGGAGGGATACCTTTGAAAGCTTCCAATAACAACGCCAAATCAGACACATGTGCAACAAgctgcggcggcggcagcagcaagCGGGAGAATTTAAACCTGGAGATCTTGAAAAATCTGCTAAACTCATCGTCCTCTGGAGCAGGATCTGAAGGACGAGGAGGTGGAGCTAAAAGTGCTGTCATGAAGAGGTCATCGGGAGTGGTGACCAGGAGCTGGGCACCGTCAGGGTAAACTTGCTTCCTTTAACTCTTTATTGTGTAAACGGCCGGTGGTtaacatttaaagctgtagtttctAAAACACTGAGAGCTATCAGTAATGAAGTTATTGTGAAGTTAATGTTCTAATGTGACTGTCACTAACCTGCCGTCACCGTGGGCTTCATCATTACAGTAACAATGGTCAGTGTTTTTCCACAGAAGGTTCACAGTGCTCTcttttccacttttcttttttctgcttcGAGCAGTTATTATCAGCCACACTTTTCCAGTCAATTTAATTCACTATCTAGAAATGAAAACAACGTAATTGTTTAGGAAACAAATGATGGATTCATGCTTGTAATAATTATTAGGGCGAGCACAATGTCACTTTTCTGTGTCCAATAAGCCATTAACAcctttgtgccatttcaagTAGTTTTAACAAAATCCTTCTCCAGCTGTATGAGAACGTGTGAACAGTGATTTTGACACTGAGTAtcatatcagctcatccctaatGATGATAGTACTGGTATGTTATGGTATGACATgacaagacatttttgtcatgtgATCAAATGTGGACAGTAGTCGTTCTATTCCACTTAGATTCTAGATGGAgaaagcaaaacacaacaaatctgCTCTGTGatcaagaaaaggaaaaacaatgcATTCTGTGGCAAAGTCTTCCCGTCTTCTTATCATTCATTTCCACTGGTCTTCTTCTGATCTGAACTCATTGGTGGCCGTCGTATTATGTAAATATTAATCATGTGGCCTCAAACTCATCAACTCAGTGGAATAATGTTTGGTTTATTAGTAGGACcatactagagctgaaacaattcatcgatgaatcgattattaaccAGGGTGGAGTGgttcagtggttaagaccggtaccctgtgtgtcaaagacttcatggtcgcaagttcaactccacctccggcaggttgtactcaattcccttgtaagtcgctttggataagaGCGTCttctaaatgacatgtaatgtaatgattactaaattaatcgacaactattttgatcatcggtttgaagcttttttcatgagtaaaagaacatttctgattgtttaagcttcttaaatgtgagtattttcttcatttctttgctctggaaaacaaagaaatcattaaatatgaatcattttggtttgtggacaaaacaagacatttgcgaacatcatcatttccaggtttgacacgaacaccaatcaacattttttaaagtttcctaatattttatggaccaaacaattcatcgatttatcaagaaaataatcaacagattaatccattagttgcagctctagatcaTAACACCTTTGCACTAACAGTGGATCTCAGGACACGTAGGGGatgaattcttcttctttcacatCTGTAAGAtatttggattgtgggaggaagcaggaggTGATAAGGAATCATCACAGTGTGCCTAACCATGGCTCATCCATGTACCCGTGTTTTTATTAGTATGAAGATATTCCGTATTAATCACTGGCTGTGGAGGTCAggaataaaataatttgttttggtTGTGCAATGAATGAAAAGAAGTTGTGTGTCTCACTTGCATGATATCTGGCTGAACATAGCTGCATTACCGCAGTggtgcaactaaccattattttcaaaatcgatgaatctgtcgattattttcttgattaatcgatgaatcgtttggtccataaaatatcagaaaaccttaaaaaatgttgagtggtgttcgtcaaacctggaaatgacgacattctcaaatgtcttgttttgtccacaaacccaaatgattcacttttaatgatttctctgttctccagagcaaagaaattaagaaaatcttgttttaatcatgaaaaaagctttgaatcattgaatcgattatcaaaatagttatcgattaatttagttattgattaataatcgattcatcgattaatcgtttcagctttAGTCCAAACATAAGACAACCCTGAATATAAGTGGCTTAATTCCACCTCAGGATGATATACTAGCAGTTAACTCGCGATGAGTTAAATTATGCAACCATGAGTTAATAGTAGCTTTTAGTCGGTTCAAAGATCTGTTTATGGATATTGTCTGAAATGGTTCCAACATTAAAACTGTTATTCAGGAAATgtcatgaatttatttattgaaatactTACAGGtaaagatgaatggatgactATGGACACATGTTCATCCTCATCAAAGTATTCTCAATTTTAAAATTTTGGTTAAATCCTAGTGTTGTCCGAAACATGGTTGTTTgagcatattaaaaaaaaaaaacattgatctgtaaacagagattttattttatgaacatAGATATACTTCAGAATAAGATTTAAAATATCACTGTTACATTCTTTCTTCATAAGAGTCCCGTGAAACCCCCAGATCAATAACCACTATAGGAAAGTAGTGGTATCATTAACATCTTAACTTGCTTCACTTTACAGCAGACTGTTTCATGAGTTTACAGGACAGGTCACTTCAGTCATCCAACAACAATCTTGTTAAACAGGGATTTGGTGCCAACAGGTGTTGCAGatgtgttgacatttaaaagtcTACACCTGGAATATAGgatattttcaaagaaaaaaaccttgTCTTATATTTGGACTCAGTCGAAATATAGAGATTCTGGAGCATCGATCTTAAAGCCAAGTTCACACGATACAACACAGAGTGTGAGAATCACTTTATCCCTCAATTTACAATGATCTGGAGTCTTCATAGCTGTTGTAAGTTCACACTACATGAACGAGCTGCGGCGCAGGAAACACCATGAAAACATGTGGTCACATTGGGTTATGAGGCGTGAAACCAGGCTTCAGCTTTAGCTTGGATTGTGTCACTAAAACAGTCACTAAAGCAGCACTGAGTGTCATCTCTGTCACTTTTTTCATGTTGaatttctctttttcctcttcctctctctaatGATCCTGTGCGGGGTTTAGCTGCGGTCTCCCCAACGtggtctctgattggctgaattGTCACAGACTTGGATCAAATTTCCAGCACACTGGAAATGAGATCGGGGTCTGCGACTTGTTTGGGAGGCATAGGTGAGTCTCCATGGGCCAtgtctttgaatatttcacacttgCCGATCACGTGCCGATCACGTGCCGATCACGTGCCGATCACGTGCCGATTAGAGACGATTAGCCATGACTTTCTCATGACTCTATGTGAGAGCTCATTATCATGGTCAATCCTGATCAGCTGGTGAATGTGTCAGTCAAAACCAGATGAGCGAGAGCGACCTCTTCCCATCTGTCCTGTTGAGTGGTTGTCTGGTGGTGATCTTACTCAGATTACTCAAACAGCTGGGATTATATACCTACCTGATATAACCTTAAATTCATTTACATATTATTCTGTGTTGCGGTCGCTCCTACGAGACAAATCTATCAAATAAGGAGAGATACTGAACCAGTCAGGACTCCCAAGACCGAGTGAACCTACACAGATCCTGACTTTGGTGACAGAGCGAGTTCCTGTTATCGATAGTAGACGTCACTTTCTGGTGCTGactaacacattcacacattcaccagCCAATCAGGACTGGCATCATAATTGGTTGTGAGGTCAAAGCGAGGCTTGCTTTCTTACAGTTACAAGAAGAACTTGTCAGCGACCATATTCTCGGGTTGAAGGTCATGTAGTGTGAACTATGCTGTGTCAGTGGTTGTGGGGTAACCTGGTCCATTCACGATCTGACATCTCTGTGTATCCAAGTCTTCCTGCCTCGTAGGGCTGCACGAAAACATGGGAATCGCGATTTTTTCACAAATCCAAATGTTTATTGCACTCTTGAacaaaacatcagaatcatTCAAGTGAAGTGCCAAACAGTGTGATTTATCACAGGAAGAggcgaacaatgctgaactgtagatcagttaaaaagacttcacgCTCCTGCAAACGTTGGTTcgtctccaacatttagcaaaggaaacgtcttaaatctcatcatttaataaaggagtctggtgtattcagcgacagcactgctgaaagcctgcgatcaCGAGCGGCGTCACGACCACCTGGGTTTTCATCGCCATCCGTGTTTGTTAGAGCACACTTACTCACTCAGCGTCACCTCCACTGAATCACGTGACGTAAAAGGCTTCATGTGGTGAGAGGCTGTGTTCAGGAAACTCAGAGAGGAAAACGTTTATGACGAGTGACGCAGCTCATGAATTCAAATGCAGAAGAATcgttgtcatttagaaatgagatcGCGTGTCGTTGTGAATCGAGATGGcgatatttttttaacaatttatcGTGCAGCCCGACTACCTTGTTACTCATGTAACATgaattcattttgtgttttctgttcctAGGATACCGTTAACGTACCGATCTACAACCACACTTAACGAGGAGCCACCAGACTTGGCACCTAGTCCAAGCACCTCACATTCTCTGCGCTCCTTCTCCCGCTCCCTGAAGGTCCCACCAGTCAACAGTGGGGGGCGTCGTAGTCCACAGCAGGGAGGAAACCTCAACCTCAGCAGACGAGTCTTGGATGAAAGAGGAGGTGACGGAGGAGCTGTTGGACGCTCTCGCTCTCCCCTGCCGCCTCTACTCACCTCCCACTCCTCCTCTGACCTCCTGCGACTGTGCAATGGCAAACCACTTCGTGCGGCTCGATCCAGCAGCTCATCGGCTCCGCCCCTCCCTCCGAAACCCAACCCagcttctctccccccccctgcTCTGTCCTTGTCACTGCTTCCCCCTCGGCCAACTCCATCCCCTGCTCCCTGTGATAACGCCACCCCTCAGTCGCTAGCTTGTGATTTCGCGGAGCCTTCCAGTGCCTCCATCGATCCCAACGTGGAGCTGGATCTCGGGCCGTCCACGGCTCGTCGCTCCTCGCTACACAGATCAAAATCGGACCTGTCAGACCGATACGCCCGGGCCGGGGCGGACGTGGAACGCTTTTTTAACTACTGCGGCCTCGACCCTGAGGAGCTGGAGGCCGTCAGTCCGGAGAACTTTGCTCGAGCCAACTCGGACATTGTCAGCCTGAACTTCAGATCGGCTTCGATGATCTCGTCTGAGTGCGATCGGTCACGGCGATCCTCCAACGATGGCGTGTCAGACGGGGAGgcggaggacgaggaggaggccGGGGAGCGCGTTCCCTACGGTATCTCAGCTGTGGAGAGAAACGCACGAGTCATCAAGTGGCTGTACAGCATCAAACAGGCAAGAGAGACTCAGAAAGTGTCGCATGTTTAAGGAGAGCACGACAGGCGAATGGACAGTCAACGTGAAGATAAACTGAAATTTactgacaaataaaataaaaccaacagcTGGGTTTAACAAAGCTAGATAAGAAAACAGACgggttttagttttaaaaaataaagcgATGAAAAAGAACTAATCATCCGAGTAACACTGAGAAGAATGGATGGATAGGAACAACAGAACTTAGTGTCGGTTTGTTTTGAAGAATAAGTAAAACTGTCACTCTGTCCATGAACCCATAAAGCACCTGCTTCACAACAGAGCATTACAGAGAACAGTTTGTCTCGTCTAACATGTCTGACCATTTAATTCACTGTCCTTCAAGTGGTTGTcacgcttgcctttgcagcaagaaccTGGAGTTTGCACGTCCTCCTCGTGTGTGCTCGGGTTt encodes:
- the fam110b gene encoding protein FAM110B isoform X1, with translation MPTETLPPDLPDSKATGSAAAFGSAVPLRILNKGPDYFRRQVEPNPKRLSAVERLEADKAKYVKSQEVINARQEPIKPPVLAKPPIGHALLSKRGSGMSGGGNGGGIPLKASNNNAKSDTCATSCGGGSSKRENLNLEILKNLLNSSSSGAGSEGRGGGAKSAVMKRSSGVVTRSWAPSGCGLPNVVSDWLNCHRLGSNFQHTGNEIGVCDLFGRHRIPLTYRSTTTLNEEPPDLAPSPSTSHSLRSFSRSLKVPPVNSGGRRSPQQGGNLNLSRRVLDERGGDGGAVGRSRSPLPPLLTSHSSSDLLRLCNGKPLRAARSSSSSAPPLPPKPNPASLPPPALSLSLLPPRPTPSPAPCDNATPQSLACDFAEPSSASIDPNVELDLGPSTARRSSLHRSKSDLSDRYARAGADVERFFNYCGLDPEELEAVSPENFARANSDIVSLNFRSASMISSECDRSRRSSNDGVSDGEAEDEEEAGERVPYGISAVERNARVIKWLYSIKQARETQKVSHV
- the fam110b gene encoding protein FAM110B isoform X2, giving the protein MPTETLPPDLPDSKATGSAAAFGSAVPLRILNKGPDYFRRQVEPNPKRLSAVERLEADKAKYVKSQEVINARQEPIKPPVLAKPPIGHALLSKRGSGMSGGGNGGGIPLKASNNNAKSDTCATSCGGGSSKRENLNLEILKNLLNSSSSGAGSEGRGGGAKSAVMKRSSGVVTRSWAPSGIPLTYRSTTTLNEEPPDLAPSPSTSHSLRSFSRSLKVPPVNSGGRRSPQQGGNLNLSRRVLDERGGDGGAVGRSRSPLPPLLTSHSSSDLLRLCNGKPLRAARSSSSSAPPLPPKPNPASLPPPALSLSLLPPRPTPSPAPCDNATPQSLACDFAEPSSASIDPNVELDLGPSTARRSSLHRSKSDLSDRYARAGADVERFFNYCGLDPEELEAVSPENFARANSDIVSLNFRSASMISSECDRSRRSSNDGVSDGEAEDEEEAGERVPYGISAVERNARVIKWLYSIKQARETQKVSHV